One Helicobacter cetorum MIT 00-7128 DNA window includes the following coding sequences:
- the fliM gene encoding flagellar motor switch protein FliM, with amino-acid sequence MADILSQEEIDALLEVVDENVDIQNVQKKDIIPQRSVTLYDFKRPNRVSREQLRSFRSVHEKMARNLSSQISSIMRSIVEIQLHSVDQMTYGEFLMSLPSPTSFNVFSMKPMGGTGVLEINPSIAFPMIDRLLGGKGSAYEENREFSDIELNLLDTILRQVMQILKEVWAPVVEMFPTIDAKESSANVVQIVAQNEIAIMVVLEIIIGHSRGMMNICYPVISIESILSKMGSRDLMVSETNSKKSRNKELQALLSGVSVDMMVFLGSVELSLKEVLDLDVGDTIRLNKVANDEVSVHIHRKKRFLASVGFQGYRKTIQIKEIAYSEKEHTKEILEMLEEQRRGKVGDIMKAEEE; translated from the coding sequence ATGGCTGATATTTTAAGCCAAGAAGAAATTGATGCGCTTTTAGAAGTCGTTGATGAAAATGTAGATATTCAAAATGTCCAAAAAAAGGATATTATCCCCCAACGCAGTGTAACTTTATATGATTTTAAGCGCCCTAATCGTGTGAGTAGAGAGCAACTACGCTCTTTTAGAAGTGTGCATGAAAAAATGGCAAGAAATCTCTCTAGTCAAATTTCTTCTATCATGCGCTCTATTGTAGAAATCCAACTTCATAGCGTTGATCAAATGACTTATGGCGAATTTCTAATGAGCTTACCAAGCCCAACAAGCTTTAATGTTTTTTCTATGAAACCTATGGGAGGAACGGGGGTTTTAGAAATTAATCCTAGCATTGCTTTTCCTATGATTGATAGGTTATTAGGGGGCAAGGGTAGTGCGTATGAGGAAAATAGAGAGTTTAGCGATATTGAATTGAACTTGTTAGATACGATTTTGCGCCAAGTTATGCAGATTTTAAAAGAAGTTTGGGCGCCTGTAGTAGAAATGTTTCCCACTATTGATGCCAAGGAATCTAGTGCGAATGTGGTGCAAATTGTCGCACAAAATGAAATTGCGATTATGGTGGTTTTAGAAATTATTATCGGACATAGTCGTGGCATGATGAATATTTGCTATCCGGTCATTTCCATTGAAAGCATTCTTTCTAAAATGGGGAGTAGGGATTTAATGGTTTCAGAAACCAATTCTAAAAAGAGCCGTAATAAAGAATTGCAAGCCTTATTAAGTGGGGTTAGCGTAGATATGATGGTGTTTTTAGGCTCAGTAGAATTGAGCTTAAAAGAAGTGCTAGATTTAGATGTAGGGGATACGATTCGCTTAAATAAAGTGGCTAATGATGAAGTGAGCGTGCATATCCATAGAAAAAAGCGCTTTTTGGCAAGTGTGGGCTTTCAAGGTTATAGAAAGACGATTCAAATTAAAGAAATTGCCTATAGTGAAAAAGAACATACCAAAGAGATTTTAGAAATGCTAGAAGAACAGCGTAGAGGTAAAGTAGGTGATATTATGAAAGCAGAAGAAGAGTAA
- a CDS encoding DnaJ family protein, translating into MSKSLYQTLNVSENASQDEIKKSYRRLARQYHPDLNKTKEAEEKFKEINAAYEILSDEEKRRQYDQFGDNMFGGQNFSDFARSRGSGANLDDILSSIFGHGGFSQGFGGSQGFSNFGFSNFESENLDIVANLNVSVLDTILGNKKEVSINNETFSIKIPIGVEEGEKIRVRNKGKMGRTGRGDLLLKICILEDEIYRREKDNIIQTFDLPLKTALFGGKVEIQAPHKTLTLTIPQNTKGAQKFRVKEQGVKNRKNAHVGDLYLQARLVLPKVEELSNELKTLLEKEL; encoded by the coding sequence ATGAGTAAAAGCTTATACCAAACTTTAAATGTTAGTGAAAATGCTAGTCAAGATGAAATCAAAAAATCTTATCGCCGTTTAGCACGCCAATACCACCCTGATTTGAATAAAACCAAAGAGGCAGAAGAAAAATTTAAAGAAATTAATGCTGCTTATGAAATTTTAAGCGATGAAGAAAAGCGTCGGCAATACGACCAATTTGGAGACAATATGTTTGGAGGGCAAAACTTTAGCGATTTTGCTAGAAGTCGTGGCTCTGGCGCTAATTTAGACGATATTTTAAGTTCTATTTTTGGACATGGGGGTTTTTCTCAAGGTTTTGGCGGCTCTCAAGGGTTCTCTAATTTTGGTTTTTCCAACTTTGAATCTGAAAATTTAGATATTGTTGCTAATCTCAATGTTTCTGTGTTAGATACCATTTTAGGCAACAAAAAAGAAGTGAGCATCAATAATGAAACTTTTAGCATCAAAATCCCTATTGGTGTAGAAGAGGGTGAAAAGATTAGAGTGCGCAATAAAGGAAAAATGGGGCGCACAGGCAGAGGGGACTTACTCTTAAAAATCTGTATTTTAGAAGATGAAATCTATAGGCGTGAAAAAGATAATATTATCCAAACTTTTGACCTACCCTTAAAAACCGCTCTTTTTGGAGGCAAGGTTGAGATTCAAGCCCCTCATAAAACCCTAACCTTAACTATCCCACAAAATACTAAGGGCGCACAAAAATTCCGTGTTAAAGAACAAGGGGTCAAAAATAGAAAAAATGCGCATGTAGGGGACTTATATTTGCAAGCTCGTTTAGTCTTGCCTAAAGTTGAAGAGCTTTCAAATGAGCTTAAAACCTTGTTAGAAAAAGAGTTATAA
- a CDS encoding transcriptional repressor: MKRLETLESILERLRMSIKKNGLKNSKQREEVVSVLYRSGTHLSPEEITHCIRQKDKNTSISSVYRILNFLEKENFICTLETSKSGRRYEIAAKEHHDHIICLHCGKIIEFADQEIEERQNEVAKKYEAKLISHDMKLFVWCKDCQEEEK; this comes from the coding sequence ATGAAACGATTAGAAACTTTGGAATCTATTTTAGAACGCTTAAGAATGTCTATTAAAAAGAATGGATTAAAAAATTCTAAGCAACGAGAAGAAGTAGTCAGCGTATTGTATCGCAGTGGCACACATTTAAGTCCCGAAGAAATCACGCATTGTATCCGCCAAAAAGATAAAAATACAAGCATTTCTTCAGTGTATCGCATTTTAAATTTCTTAGAAAAAGAAAACTTTATTTGCACTTTGGAAACCTCTAAAAGCGGTCGGCGTTATGAGATTGCCGCCAAAGAACACCACGACCATATCATTTGCTTGCATTGTGGAAAAATCATTGAATTTGCTGACCAAGAAATTGAAGAACGCCAAAATGAGGTTGCTAAAAAATATGAAGCTAAGCTTATTAGCCATGATATGAAGTTATTTGTATGGTGCAAGGATTGCCAAGAAGAAGAAAAGTAA
- a CDS encoding replication-associated recombination protein A yields the protein MSLANLLSPKSLEDFIGQTHLIGKNAPLYQALIKRHFPHAFFYGPPGVGKTSLAKIIANTLERPLLFFNATDFKLDDLRLKLKNYQNTLLKPTIFIDETHRLNKTQQEFLLPIMEKEQALVLGASTQDPRYTLTHAIRSRSFVFELFPLNSIELEELCSKALLLLKVSIEPSAKNYLLNNSAGDARALLNLLDLSAKIENPITLETLKSLRPHSLNDGSASDDTHYNLTSALIKSLRGSDENASLYYLARLIAGGENPEFIARRLVIFASEDIGNANPNALNLATSTLLSVKQIGYPEARIILSQCVIYLACSPKSNTAYNAINSALDAIKSGVIYPVPKHLLPHAKDYLYPHDYNGYVKQDYLERPLKFVYSQKIGFEKTLKEWLEKIKG from the coding sequence ATGAGTTTAGCTAATTTATTAAGCCCTAAAAGTTTAGAAGATTTTATAGGGCAAACCCATTTAATAGGAAAAAACGCCCCCCTTTATCAAGCGCTCATTAAACGCCATTTCCCCCATGCCTTTTTTTATGGTCCTCCGGGTGTAGGCAAAACAAGTTTAGCCAAAATTATTGCCAATACCCTAGAGCGTCCCTTGCTCTTTTTTAACGCAACAGATTTTAAGCTTGATGATTTACGCTTAAAGCTTAAAAATTACCAAAATACCCTTTTAAAGCCCACTATTTTTATTGATGAAACCCACCGCTTGAATAAAACCCAACAAGAATTTTTGCTCCCCATTATGGAAAAAGAACAAGCCCTAGTCTTAGGGGCTAGCACGCAAGACCCACGCTACACTCTAACACATGCCATTCGCTCAAGAAGTTTTGTTTTTGAACTATTTCCTTTAAATTCTATTGAATTAGAAGAGCTTTGCTCTAAAGCTCTTCTATTATTAAAAGTTAGCATAGAACCTAGCGCTAAAAATTATCTTTTAAACAATAGTGCTGGCGATGCTAGAGCGCTATTAAACCTTTTAGATTTGAGCGCTAAGATAGAAAATCCTATCACTTTAGAAACTCTAAAATCCTTACGCCCTCATAGCTTAAATGATGGTAGTGCAAGCGATGATACACACTATAACCTTACAAGCGCTCTTATAAAGTCTTTAAGAGGGAGTGATGAAAACGCCTCTTTATATTATCTAGCACGCCTAATTGCTGGAGGGGAAAACCCTGAATTTATTGCAAGGCGCTTAGTGATTTTTGCAAGCGAAGATATAGGCAATGCCAATCCAAACGCTCTTAATCTAGCTACTTCTACTTTGCTTTCAGTCAAACAAATTGGCTATCCAGAAGCTCGCATTATTTTAAGCCAATGCGTGATTTATTTAGCTTGTTCGCCTAAATCTAATACCGCTTATAACGCCATTAATAGCGCCTTAGATGCGATTAAATCAGGGGTAATTTATCCGGTGCCAAAACATCTACTCCCCCATGCTAAAGACTATCTCTACCCCCATGATTATAATGGCTATGTCAAGCAAGATTATTTAGAAAGACCTTTAAAATTTGTGTATTCTCAAAAGATAGGGTTTGAAAAAACCCTTAAAGAATGGTTAGAAAAAATCAAAGGCTAA
- a CDS encoding response regulator transcription factor yields the protein MKILIIEDDLALARSICHNLHDFGHACEIISSISQENKELYDVILVSSKVCTQGRCEHFVRYNSKQIIIMMASHVNEDGVSKPIQAGARDYILKPFKMDELLRKIQYHKAYQEMTARIGFYESYLDFIHAELPLPEHFPYKLPFLIHATSQNLADAYLLQYAKTKHIEFAFFSLKNATPKELYKNKEKFDRPYYITHLEELKKDEQLKLLELALSCPIVLSYTHKEPLDFPQIVNIEGENKPLALFNASQFLSLQEYEKEAIRHFSSTCTDTELANKLGISRKSLWEKRRKYNLPRK from the coding sequence ATGAAAATTTTAATTATTGAAGATGACTTAGCCCTAGCTAGGAGTATTTGTCATAATTTACATGATTTTGGGCATGCTTGCGAGATTATCTCTAGTATTTCTCAAGAAAACAAAGAACTTTATGATGTGATTTTGGTTTCTTCTAAAGTATGCACGCAAGGGCGTTGCGAACATTTTGTGCGCTACAATTCTAAGCAAATTATCATCATGATGGCTTCACATGTGAATGAAGATGGCGTCAGCAAGCCTATTCAAGCAGGTGCGAGAGACTACATTTTAAAACCTTTTAAAATGGACGAACTCTTACGCAAAATCCAATACCATAAAGCCTACCAAGAAATGACTGCACGCATTGGTTTTTATGAAAGTTACTTAGATTTTATCCATGCCGAACTACCTTTGCCAGAGCATTTCCCTTATAAATTGCCCTTTTTAATTCACGCCACTTCGCAAAATCTCGCTGATGCCTACCTATTACAATACGCTAAGACAAAACACATAGAATTTGCATTCTTTTCTTTAAAAAATGCTACTCCCAAAGAATTGTATAAAAATAAAGAAAAGTTTGACCGCCCCTATTACATCACCCATTTAGAAGAGCTTAAAAAAGATGAACAATTAAAGCTTTTAGAGCTTGCCCTCTCTTGCCCTATTGTGTTGTCCTATACTCATAAAGAGCCTTTGGATTTCCCTCAAATTGTCAACATAGAGGGCGAAAACAAGCCATTAGCCCTCTTTAATGCCTCACAATTTCTCTCGCTCCAAGAATATGAAAAAGAGGCCATTAGACACTTCTCTTCTACTTGCACAGACACTGAGCTTGCCAATAAGCTTGGCATTAGCCGTAAAAGCCTTTGGGAAAAACGCCGTAAATACAACTTGCCTCGCAAATAA
- a CDS encoding bifunctional 2-C-methyl-D-erythritol 4-phosphate cytidylyltransferase/2-C-methyl-D-erythritol 2,4-cyclodiphosphate synthase has product MALIRVNGEEFRVSLETLEDPLSYSNPEEILENLSKQTSVILLSAGESRRFSHTLGIKKQWLRSNHTPLWLKVYEDFKQVLPFNEVLLVVSELDYHYIKRHHPTIKLVIGGQTRQESVQNALKLANGNYVLTSDVARGLMDIRVLQELFLTLSETNHLCVAPYLPCYDSAIYYNEILDREAIKLIQTPQLSHKESLKKALRQGTFKDESTAILQAYPNLVSYIEGSSNLHKLTTSDDLKYFMSFFNPAKDTFIGMGFDTHAFIKDKPMVLGGVVIDCAFGLKAHSDGDALLHAIIDAILGAIKAGDIGEWFPDNDPIYKNANSATLLKIVLDFSQSIGFELFEMGATIFSEIPKITPYKPMILESLSHLLGLEKSHISLKATTMEKMGFIGKQEGLLVQAHVSMRYRQNFENQIV; this is encoded by the coding sequence ATGGCATTGATTCGTGTTAATGGGGAAGAATTTAGGGTTTCTTTAGAAACCTTAGAAGACCCCTTAAGTTATTCAAACCCAGAAGAAATACTTGAAAACCTTTCTAAGCAAACAAGTGTTATTTTACTTTCTGCTGGGGAGTCTAGGCGCTTTTCTCACACTCTAGGGATTAAAAAGCAATGGTTGCGCTCTAATCATACTCCCTTATGGCTAAAGGTATATGAAGATTTTAAACAAGTCTTGCCCTTTAATGAAGTTTTACTTGTTGTGAGTGAATTAGATTATCATTACATCAAGCGCCATCACCCCACTATCAAGCTTGTTATTGGTGGTCAAACACGCCAAGAGTCCGTTCAAAATGCTCTGAAACTAGCTAATGGTAATTATGTGCTAACAAGTGATGTTGCTAGAGGCCTAATGGATATAAGAGTGTTGCAAGAACTATTTTTAACCCTTAGTGAAACTAATCATCTCTGTGTTGCCCCCTATTTGCCTTGCTATGATAGCGCCATTTACTATAATGAAATTTTGGATAGAGAGGCTATTAAGCTCATTCAAACTCCTCAGCTTAGCCATAAAGAGAGTCTTAAAAAAGCACTAAGACAAGGCACATTCAAAGATGAAAGCACCGCTATTTTACAAGCTTATCCTAATCTTGTAAGCTATATTGAGGGCAGTAGCAATTTGCATAAACTCACAACAAGTGATGACTTAAAATATTTTATGTCCTTTTTTAATCCTGCCAAAGATACTTTTATTGGCATGGGATTTGATACCCATGCTTTTATAAAAGATAAGCCTATGGTTTTAGGGGGGGTTGTTATAGATTGTGCGTTTGGATTAAAAGCTCATAGTGATGGTGATGCACTTTTACATGCCATTATTGATGCAATTCTTGGGGCTATTAAAGCAGGAGATATTGGAGAGTGGTTTCCTGATAATGACCCTATTTACAAGAATGCTAACTCAGCAACGCTATTAAAAATTGTCTTAGATTTTTCTCAAAGCATTGGTTTTGAGCTCTTTGAAATGGGGGCAACCATTTTTAGTGAAATTCCTAAAATTACCCCCTATAAACCTATGATTTTAGAAAGTCTAAGCCATCTTTTAGGCTTAGAAAAATCTCATATTAGTTTAAAGGCAACCACAATGGAAAAAATGGGTTTTATTGGCAAACAAGAAGGCCTATTGGTTCAAGCACATGTTAGCATGCGCTATAGGCAAAATTTTGAAAATCAAATAGTATAA
- a CDS encoding 5'-3' exonuclease, whose product MTIKQALRKKKCPKQSQPKTLLLDIDCVIPNIVRRLLSKKSLPKKFASSSLEEVGIVFLTTQILSIMRKTNCSKTLFFITRGRESFRYQLCDYYKKKRRKFDDEFRALLKALKIALIEKYPLKKGAKIQGEHCFEYEADDMISYYKKRNPNHYVIASMDKDVLYSNGGSHFNLKTETFFNVSKKEACFFAYYQCVVGDKGDNIRGVRGIGEINYKDFLNDQAKEPELWEQTIQAFKNKEKLSDEEAKEKALLNMRLVNMHQMIQHGVIKLWEPEFKCPKKIPFNKTKKPKPSLS is encoded by the coding sequence TTGACTATCAAACAAGCACTACGCAAAAAAAAATGCCCTAAACAAAGCCAACCTAAAACTTTGCTTTTGGATATTGATTGTGTCATTCCTAATATTGTAAGGCGCTTACTCTCCAAAAAAAGTTTGCCTAAAAAATTTGCCTCTAGCAGTTTAGAAGAAGTGGGCATTGTGTTTCTTACCACCCAAATCCTTTCTATTATGCGTAAAACTAACTGCTCTAAAACCCTTTTTTTTATTACTAGAGGCAGAGAGAGTTTTCGCTACCAACTCTGTGATTATTATAAGAAAAAACGACGCAAATTTGATGATGAGTTTAGAGCCCTTCTAAAAGCGCTTAAAATTGCTTTGATTGAAAAATACCCTCTAAAAAAAGGGGCTAAAATCCAAGGCGAACATTGCTTTGAATATGAGGCAGATGATATGATTTCTTATTATAAAAAAAGAAATCCTAACCATTATGTTATTGCTAGTATGGATAAAGATGTGCTTTATTCTAATGGTGGTTCTCACTTTAACTTAAAAACAGAGACCTTTTTTAATGTCAGTAAAAAAGAGGCTTGCTTTTTTGCCTATTATCAATGTGTTGTGGGGGATAAGGGGGATAATATTCGTGGGGTTAGAGGAATTGGAGAAATCAATTATAAAGATTTCCTAAATGACCAAGCTAAAGAGCCAGAGTTGTGGGAACAAACCATTCAAGCCTTTAAAAACAAAGAAAAATTAAGCGATGAAGAGGCTAAGGAAAAAGCGCTTTTAAACATGCGTTTAGTCAATATGCACCAAATGATTCAACATGGCGTGATTAAGCTATGGGAACCTGAATTTAAATGCCCTAAAAAAATTCCTTTCAATAAAACCAAAAAACCAAAACCATCGCTTTCTTAA
- a CDS encoding YhcH/YjgK/YiaL family protein, whose product MAIFGKLSSLGHLFKKTQELEILHGYLKDAMQKDNEIHQRVLKLPQNEEYQVSLGHGMIAIEQSYCLEHAKENNEGFFESHQKYVDFQLIIKGIEGAKVLDTSLMQIKTPYNESKDLVVYEPKNSLSFLCLEEGMLAIFFDSDAHALRFYDESFKRYAMEAIFKVVVKVPKELIKLKL is encoded by the coding sequence ATGGCAATTTTTGGAAAATTAAGCTCACTAGGGCATTTATTTAAAAAAACACAAGAATTAGAGATTTTGCATGGGTATTTAAAAGACGCTATGCAAAAAGATAATGAAATTCATCAAAGGGTTTTGAAACTTCCTCAAAATGAAGAATACCAAGTTTCTTTAGGGCATGGCATGATAGCTATAGAACAAAGTTATTGTTTAGAACATGCTAAAGAAAACAATGAGGGGTTTTTTGAAAGCCATCAAAAATATGTAGATTTTCAACTTATAATTAAAGGCATTGAGGGAGCAAAAGTCTTAGATACGAGCCTTATGCAAATTAAAACACCCTATAACGAATCTAAGGATTTAGTGGTTTATGAGCCAAAAAATAGTCTTTCTTTTTTGTGTTTGGAAGAGGGAATGTTAGCAATATTTTTTGATAGCGATGCGCATGCCCTAAGATTTTATGATGAATCTTTTAAGCGTTATGCTATGGAGGCTATTTTTAAGGTAGTCGTTAAAGTGCCTAAGGAATTAATTAAGCTGAAGTTGTAA
- a CDS encoding DUF2147 domain-containing protein: MSILSVFLGIFFGILGASEALELPGVYKTQAFLNAKSSYVEFFEYKGKFYAYGISNADGSNARKDKNNPDPRLRNRSDKGVVFLSDLTQVGHRYYKGGKAYNFYDGRTYYVKVVQNDNGDLEFTPSYDKWGYVGKTFTWKRLDNQEIKSLKIKRFDLGEVIRTIP, from the coding sequence ATGAGTATATTGAGTGTTTTTTTAGGAATATTTTTTGGTATTTTAGGAGCATCAGAGGCTTTAGAACTTCCCGGAGTTTATAAAACTCAAGCCTTTTTGAATGCGAAAAGTTCGTATGTAGAGTTTTTTGAATACAAGGGAAAGTTCTATGCTTATGGTATTTCTAATGCTGATGGGTCTAATGCTAGAAAGGATAAGAATAACCCTGACCCTAGATTAAGAAATCGTAGCGATAAGGGTGTAGTGTTTTTGAGCGATTTAACGCAAGTAGGACATAGGTATTATAAAGGTGGCAAAGCTTATAATTTTTATGATGGCAGAACCTATTATGTGAAAGTAGTGCAAAATGATAATGGAGATTTAGAATTTACGCCAAGCTATGATAAGTGGGGATATGTGGGCAAGACTTTTACATGGAAACGCTTAGATAATCAAGAAATCAAATCTTTGAAAATCAAGCGTTTTGATTTGGGTGAAGTGATTCGCACTATTCCTTAA
- a CDS encoding heat shock protein transcriptional repressor HspR yields the protein MCDYDEPLYLISVVAKILEVHPQTLRQYEKEGLVEPNRTDGKMRLYSQRDIDKIKTILRLTRDLGVNLAGVDIILRLKEELDRLNNELQNAHTKRPKENTNLVKDSSMPLNTYELILFKK from the coding sequence ATGTGTGATTATGATGAACCCCTTTATCTCATTAGTGTGGTAGCTAAAATTTTAGAAGTGCATCCTCAAACCTTACGCCAATATGAAAAAGAGGGGCTAGTAGAACCTAATAGAACCGATGGGAAAATGCGCCTATATTCTCAGCGAGATATTGATAAGATTAAAACCATTTTACGCCTTACACGAGATTTGGGCGTCAATTTAGCTGGAGTGGATATTATTTTACGCTTAAAAGAAGAATTAGACAGGCTTAATAATGAACTCCAAAACGCACACACCAAACGCCCTAAAGAAAACACTAATTTGGTTAAAGATTCAAGCATGCCTTTAAACACCTATGAATTGATTTTATTTAAAAAATGA
- a CDS encoding Do family serine endopeptidase: MMKKTLFISLVLALNLNANNIEIQDMPKIKERVSIPSKDDTIYSYHDSIKDSIKAVVNISTEKKIKNSFMGGGMFSDPFFQQFFGDLGGAVPKDRIERALGSGVIISKDGYIVTNNHVINEADKITVTIPGSTKEYSASLVGTDADSDLAVIRINKDNLPTIKFSDSNDTLVGDLVFAIGNPFGVGETVTQGIVSALNKSGINLNNYENYIQTDASINPGNSGGALIDSRGGLIGINTAIISKTGGNHGIGFAIPSNMVKNIVSQLIKTGKIERGYLGVGLQDANNDLQSSYDGKEGAVVISVEKDSPAKKAGLLVWDLITEVNGKKVKNSNELKNLIGSMLPNQKVTLKVIRDKKERFFTLILAERKNPNKKETTSTQGSTQGQVSGLKIEDLTPKTRKSMRLPDEIQGVIISQVQENSPAEQAGFRQGNIITRIEDVEIKNVGNFNHALDKYKGKPKRFLIFDLNQGYRTIVVK; this comes from the coding sequence ATGATGAAAAAGACCCTTTTTATCTCGCTAGTCTTAGCTTTAAACTTGAATGCCAATAATATTGAGATTCAAGATATGCCAAAAATCAAAGAGCGTGTGAGTATCCCCTCTAAAGATGATACGATTTATTCCTACCATGACTCTATTAAGGATTCTATTAAGGCGGTTGTAAATATCTCTACTGAAAAGAAAATTAAAAATAGCTTTATGGGTGGTGGCATGTTTAGCGACCCATTCTTTCAACAATTCTTTGGGGATTTGGGAGGTGCAGTGCCTAAAGATAGAATAGAAAGGGCTTTAGGAAGTGGAGTAATTATTTCTAAAGATGGCTACATTGTAACCAACAACCATGTTATCAATGAGGCAGATAAAATCACTGTTACAATACCCGGTAGCACTAAAGAGTATTCTGCCTCACTCGTAGGCACTGATGCAGATAGTGATTTAGCAGTTATTCGTATTAACAAAGATAATTTACCTACAATCAAATTCTCTGATTCTAATGACACTTTAGTGGGCGATTTAGTTTTTGCTATTGGTAATCCTTTTGGTGTGGGTGAGACCGTTACTCAAGGCATTGTCTCAGCGCTTAATAAAAGCGGCATCAATCTCAATAACTATGAGAACTATATTCAAACTGATGCCTCTATCAATCCGGGAAATTCTGGAGGCGCATTGATAGATAGTCGTGGCGGTTTGATTGGGATTAATACTGCCATTATTTCAAAAACTGGAGGCAATCACGGCATAGGCTTTGCTATCCCCTCTAATATGGTAAAAAATATTGTAAGCCAACTTATTAAAACCGGTAAGATTGAGCGAGGATATTTAGGTGTTGGCTTACAAGATGCTAATAATGATTTGCAAAGTTCTTATGATGGCAAAGAGGGAGCAGTCGTCATTAGTGTAGAAAAGGACTCTCCAGCTAAAAAAGCGGGGCTTTTAGTATGGGATTTAATTACAGAAGTTAATGGTAAGAAAGTCAAAAATTCCAACGAGTTAAAAAATCTTATCGGCTCTATGTTGCCCAATCAAAAGGTTACTTTAAAAGTCATTAGGGACAAAAAAGAGCGTTTCTTTACTCTCATTCTAGCTGAAAGAAAAAATCCCAATAAAAAAGAAACCACCTCAACTCAAGGTAGCACCCAAGGGCAAGTAAGTGGGCTTAAGATAGAAGATTTAACCCCAAAAACAAGAAAATCTATGCGCTTACCTGATGAAATTCAAGGGGTGATTATTAGCCAAGTGCAAGAAAACTCTCCCGCTGAACAAGCGGGCTTTAGACAAGGCAATATTATCACTAGAATTGAAGATGTAGAAATTAAAAATGTTGGCAATTTCAACCACGCCTTAGACAAATACAAAGGCAAGCCCAAGCGTTTCTTAATTTTTGATTTAAATCAAGGCTATCGCACGATTGTGGTTAAATAG
- the fliY gene encoding flagellar motor switch protein FliY has product MQDFIKLFIQEIISTLEGLVGKAPNVELKEEIANTEDEAWGALVNVPYARVVINASQKSDGNIEFLASVGLVTALSDLMLGGDGASKEEMDNDDLDAFKEMASNIFGALATSLKSQELLPKLNFTTTNAEIAQELPKKEDYAKAYTLSFNMEGLEESKVILLTTSAFDNQLDATSAPAESSTNEESKQEEPQIHESHVLEGTEIRNIGMLLDVKLNVKVRIGQKKMILKDVVSMDIGSVVELDQLVNDPLEILVDDKIIAKGEVVIVDGNFGIQITDIGTKKERLEQLKEQG; this is encoded by the coding sequence ATGCAAGATTTTATTAAACTTTTTATTCAAGAGATTATTTCCACTTTAGAGGGCTTAGTAGGTAAAGCTCCAAATGTGGAATTAAAAGAAGAAATAGCAAATACAGAAGATGAGGCATGGGGAGCATTAGTGAATGTGCCTTATGCAAGAGTGGTTATTAATGCATCTCAAAAGAGTGATGGCAATATAGAATTTTTGGCATCTGTAGGGCTAGTTACTGCGTTGAGTGATTTAATGCTAGGGGGTGATGGGGCTAGTAAAGAAGAAATGGATAATGATGATTTAGACGCTTTTAAAGAAATGGCATCTAATATTTTTGGTGCATTAGCTACAAGCTTAAAGTCTCAAGAATTACTTCCTAAATTAAATTTCACTACAACCAATGCTGAGATTGCCCAAGAACTTCCTAAAAAAGAGGATTATGCCAAAGCCTATACACTCTCTTTTAATATGGAAGGGCTTGAAGAAAGTAAAGTAATTTTATTAACGACTTCAGCATTTGATAACCAATTAGATGCTACAAGCGCTCCTGCTGAAAGCTCAACTAATGAGGAAAGTAAACAAGAAGAGCCACAAATTCATGAAAGCCATGTATTAGAAGGCACAGAAATTCGCAATATTGGCATGCTTTTAGATGTGAAATTGAATGTTAAAGTGCGTATTGGTCAAAAAAAGATGATTTTAAAAGATGTGGTTTCTATGGATATTGGGAGTGTTGTAGAATTAGACCAATTAGTGAATGACCCTTTAGAGATTTTGGTTGATGATAAGATTATAGCCAAGGGTGAAGTAGTGATTGTAGATGGGAATTTTGGCATACAAATCACTGATATTGGCACAAAAAAAGAGCGTTTAGAGCAATTAAAAGAGCAAGGTTAG